Proteins encoded together in one Myxocyprinus asiaticus isolate MX2 ecotype Aquarium Trade chromosome 21, UBuf_Myxa_2, whole genome shotgun sequence window:
- the LOC127412148 gene encoding BLOC-3 complex member HPS1-like has product MKCLLVANESAEVLFYWTDTEFERRIQGQYGVSQEEGQRLPAFEDSINTLFAPIIISCSTMVDRLGDNYTSFRTEDNHAYVLHQFEECLYIAVNGDADESEEDLKRKIHVMKKLTEILFGMVTLNGALLRKELRPQDTEQRNRLWKKLRSLLETYSRLREQDQSFLVEAVERLIHPTLCEQCIEFLERRLVQQINSSVERAGEEVLHAFILVHTKLLAFYSSRNASSLTMSDLLALIILVQDLHPSKIDLDDMTHEELENSSAPDVFYTPEPSPPDRESVQPSDSPPVIQFVDPDIQMAEDSLQTLEVPTPDPLAPSRVFLEATHKDGFFPMMPHSMYCLPLWPGITLVLLTKIPNSQVAMYVYCCLEAFVNLENRLREGKEGTAAMRGQSSVHDIRVKLDKFIKNLVSMDIQTSQLQNVWTDFKNKAFTRSGSGVTRELLPSCHNMKTQLCVVYRQCFAAQCMRSSQRLAPHLQERALNMVQEKLIDWKDFLLVKSKRNITMVSYLEEFPGLIHFIYVDRSDGHMIAPSLNVTDHTVSELGKGPLAHFIKNKIWGFVATARRYLHKGYTTVTLRDGDYFYCYFLWFENETGYKLEVVDIPSLPEDYAPIGMLASDYYKKLRRYYSKNHQNEVVKCYELLTVHLGVIPNEYILQHCSQLARKLWEPSRIPLL; this is encoded by the exons ATGAAGTGTCTCTTGGTGGCCAACGAGAGTGCAGAGGTTCTGTTCTACTGGACTGACACCGAGTTCGAGCGGCGCATTCAGGGGCAATATGGAGTCTCCCAGGAGGAAGGACAAAGA CTGCCTGCATTTGAAGACAGCATCAACACTCTCTTCGCGCCCATCATCATCTCATGCAGCACGATGGTGGATAGACTCGGGGACAATTACACATCCTTCAGGACAGAAGACAATCATGCCTATGTTTTGCATCAG TTTGAGGAGTGTCTGTACATCGCTGTGAATGGAGATGCAGATGAGTCAGAGGAGGatttgaagagaaagatccaTGTGATGAAGAAACTCACTGAAATCCTGTTTGGGATGGTGACGCTCAACGGTGCCCTCTTGAGGAAAGA ATTGCGCCCACAAGACACCGAGCAAAGAAACCGGTTGTGGAAGAAACTACGCAGCCTCCTGGAAACATACAGTCGCTTACGAGAGCAGGACCAGAGCTTTTTAGTTGAG GCGGTGGAGAGGTTGATCCACCCCACCCTGTGTGAGCAGTGTATCGAGTTTCTAGAGCGTCGACTGGTACAGCAGATTAACAGCAGTGTGGAGAGAGCAGGAGAGGAAGTGCTGCATGCTTTCATACTGGTGCACACCAAACTACTTGCCTTCTACTCCAG TCGTAATGCAAGCAGTCTGACCATGTCTGATCTACTGGCCCTGATCATCCTGGTGCAGGATCTCCATCCCAGCAAAATCGACCTAGATGACATGACTCATGAG GAGTTAGAGAACAGTTCAGCTCCTGATGTATTCTACACACCAGAGCCCTCTCCTCCTGACCGGGAATCAG TCCAACCAAGTGACAGCCCTCCCGTCATCCAGTTTGTAGATCCTGATATTCAG ATGGCAGAGGACAGTCTGCAAACTCTTGAAGTTCCAACCCCTGACCCTTTGGCCCCATCCAGAGTTTTCCTGGAAGCCACACATAAAGATGGCTTCTTTCCAATGATGCCTCACTCCATGTACTGCCTGCCTCTCTGGCCTGGAATCACACTAGTGCTACTCACCAAG ATCCCCAACAGTCAAGTGGCAATGTATGTTTACTGCTGTCTGGAGGCATTTGTGAATCTGGAGAACAGGTTACGTGAGGGGAAGGAGGGAACCGCAGCCATGCGGGGTCAGTCCTCTGTCCATGACATCCGGGTCAAACTGGACAAGTTCATCAAAAACTTGGTCAGCATGGACATTCAG actTCCCAACTTCAAAATGTGTGGACAGACTTTAAGAACAAAGCCTTTACCAGATCTGGATCTGGAGTCACAAGGGA GTTGCTGCCCTCCTGTCATAACATGAAGACTCAGTTGTGTGTTGTGTACAGACAGTGTTTTGCCGCTCAGTGCATGAGGAGCAGTCAGCGGTTGGCTCCTCATCTGCAAGAACGAGCTCTAAACATGGTCCA AGAGAAGTTGATAGACTGGAAGGATTTTCTGCTAGTGAAAAGCAAAAGAAACATCACAATGGTGTCATA CCTGGAGGAGTTTCCTGGTCTTATCCACTTTATTTACGTGGATCGTTCAGATGGTCATATGATCGCACCCTCTCTAAACGTGACTGATCATACTGTCTCTGAGCTCGGAAAGGGGCCTCTTGCACACTTCATAAAAAACAAG ATTTGGGGTTTTGTGGCAACAGCTCGCCGGTACCTGCACAAGGGTTACACCACTGTCACACTCAGAGATGGAGATTATTTCTACTGTTACTTCCTGTGGTTTGAAAATGAAACG GGATACAAACTGGAAGTGGTAGACATACCCAGCCTCCCAGAGGACTATGCTCCAATAGGAATGCTCGCCTCTGATTATTATAA GAAACTGCGCCGATATTACAGCAAAAATCATCAGAATGAGGTGGTGAAATGTTATGAACTGCTGACAGTGCATTTGGGTGTGATCCCCAATGAATATATCCTTCAGCACTGCAGTCAGCTGGCCCGCAAGCTCTGGGAGCCCTCCCGTATCCCTCTCCTGTGA